GTGACACATGCCTTCCTAATTTGTCTCACAAAGCTCCTCCACTAGCAAATGAATATGCTCGGATATTTGAGTTTGGCAATATTAATTAGTTTTGACTTTTGAATGAGAACATTGCCATGTTAAATATacaattgaatttgaaaagaagtttttgggtgggaaaaaataaaaaaataaagatgcaTTTTATTCGTTGATTTGTTCAAAGGAAAAGTACTACCAACCTGGAAGTCTTATAACATTGGTTTCACCTTTTTATTATGTATCTATCTTTTTTTGTCAGtattatattttgatattataaTATAAGGAGAAAAAATAGAACATGTATTAGAAAAACATTAATATCAGTACTTCCTCTTCtttagataattttaaattgaacAAAGTTCAATAtcaatctaattttttttccaaatatAATGATAGAAAATGAGTCACTTTATTTTCTCAAAACAACTCAAGTAGTCTGTTACCAAATTTTGTGACTCACTCTTATTCTTCATTTCCAAATCAAATTTTTGTAAGAGCAACATCCACCTAATTAatttaggttttgattttttgatAGATACTTTAGAATATATCACTATTTTGGAGCTTAACAAATATAGTCTAAATTTGTcaagagcaaaaacaataggtAAAAGCTCTTTTTTCTTAGTAGTATAGTTGAATTGAGTCACGTCTAAAAGTTTTGGAAGCATAAGTTATGGAATAAGAGATGCTACCATCATCCATGATAAAATTTGAGGCATCACACATGATCTTAGAAGAAAGATTCCAATCCGAACTACTTGGAGCAGTGGTGAGTGCTTTCTTAATCTTGTTGAATGCTTTCTTACAATCCTTATTAAATTCAAATTCCACATTTTTTTTTGAACAATTTTGAAGGTGGTAGAACAATCTTGCTAAAGTCCTTAATGAACTTCCTATAAAAACGTATGTAATcaagaaaagagaaaatttaCACGTATGTAATcaagaaaagagaaaatttCCACACCGTAGCAGAGTAAGACAAGCAAAAAATCACTTCAATCTTAGTCGGATTAACGAAAATTCCGCCACTAGATAAAAGATGAGAAGATTTTCCAAGGTTTGTTTggttatttcttctcttaatcgGATCTCTAATTTCCACAAGTTAGAACAAGTGTTTATGCCTTCTTATGTTTGCAAGGTCTTGAATGAATATGATACTTTCCTTGTTGTAGGATTAAGAGAAGGATAATTAATAAATCATTACTCGTATATTACCAagtttatgttttcttttgttatatTAATACTAAGCATAAATTTTGTCACAGGCTCTGAATTTTGATTATGCCTGGAAGCAAAGGTATTCCAGATTGGAGAATCAATTATCTTTTCCAAAAGAAGAAACCGTGAGCTTAATCACATCTTGCACAGATTTGGAGCTCATACTTCATTGGTTCACAGTTGAAAGATAAATACACCTTACCTTGCATTTGACAAAGCGGAATCCACCCTTTGTTCATGAGTTGGAGCTGAAGAACTGTGGAATTCATTTGGTCTTCGAAGGTAATGATGACTATGAAGGAGATGAAGAATCGCTAGATGAATGCCAATATTCGGTGTCACAAAAATTAGCCAACTTCTTCAGTTGTCGGCTTCCTTATTAGTCCACTCATACCATAGATGCAAGTGTCCATTAATAAAAAAGGACacacaaaataaaaaggttatcTTGTGGAAGTGATTATCATTAAGGCAAATGCAGCAAAGACTATCACGAATTAAACATCTATAGTAAAATGTATATAGTTCTTGAAAGTGGAAATTGGTAATAACATCGATATTTTGATTAAAGGACTCTTTTTTGTGACAATCAATGTATGTAATGTTTCATGCCAAAGTGATGCATCCTTATGTAAACTAGTCATGCATCCCCTCCCACAAATAGCATGCATAGACAAGATATGAACAGAGAAAAAAGGCCATATAGCCACAACTCTCCACTTGAAAAACTCAGTTCAGGATACTTCTTGGACAGAGAAGCGCTGACATCCTGGCAAAGGTACAAGTAAATAATCTAAGCATGAAATTACGGGTTTACCGTAAAGGTGATACTAGTCAAACACTTAAGGCAATGGGAACAAGCAAATGGTGTGTGTTTCTACACTAGACAGTGCTACTAAAATTCTATTACTTTATTTCCTGAAAGTTGAGTTGTTATCAGAAATAATGAGGGAGATAATATGCCACCTTGTCAAATAGTCCAACAATGATCACAGGCAGTGCTGTGAAGATGACATTATATGATGAGTGAAACCAATCGCCATAGAATCTCTGGCCAGAAAACCCAGCTTGAAATGTAAACCAAAATTGGGTTAGAGTGAATGTGAGATTCTTGTAAAAGAAGTGTGTCACCACGTGAAACAACCAAATTCAAGGGTGTTACAAACACTGAAACAGGAGAAAAAAGTCACATAAACAACTGTATAATTAGTAAAAATGTAACGCCTTGCATATTCGAAGATATGACCACCGGCCATGAACAAGAAGCAAGTCGGCAAGATATCGAAACTGGGCAATAGCAAAATCACTGGCCATCACAGCTTGCATCCCCTCCAAGCCACTTATGCCAACACCAAGGTGAACAGCTTGAATCATGCTAACATCATTGGCCCCATCACCAATACTAAGTGTTATTTTCTGAGCAACTTTCTTGACCAAACTAGTGACCTGTAAAGCACCATAATTGAAATCCAAACACCACCAATCCTACTGAGGCAAGTTACCCCAACCAGTTCCTACTAACTAGACCCAAAATTGACTATCATGCTAAACAAAAGCTCTCAGCATAACGAAAATAAGGATTGCAAAATGACTTTAATTGCCTTCAGGCATAAGTTTACcttagtttatttttaatatattataaatagaagCAGAAtactagaaaaaaaataaaaaataaaaacttgcAGTAACATTCACATAATAGTTGGTGATGAAATTTGTCCAAGTAACATCTTTCATGTGACAAAAGCTTTAGCATGATGCAGCAAGAGATTGGTTCAAGTTTAGGGTTTCTCCATCTTATGAGGCATAATACTAACTGGTGCTAACCTCGTTTGATACATATGCTACCTCTCTATTTGTAAATATATCTCAtatcttatttaaattataGCACACTGTATTCTTGTATTTTATAGAATGTCACACTAAACATTACATTGGCCTCTTCTTTGGGATGATCAATATAGGCATGAGCAATCAACGCATGTTGAGTGTAATGTTTCTTAACAAGGGAGGTTAATGTAATTTACCTAGGTATGATCAAGCAAGCATCAATCAATAGCAATAACAAAAGGTTAAATTTGACTCTACTTCTAAAAGGTTTTGGAAAAGGTCATTATTTCTAAAGTGTGACCAATTTATTGCAAATATAACTACTAGCTTTTCTCTGCAAGCTCTTAACATTATAATCCTCAGAAAATATACTATTATATCCTTCTATGTCACATAGTTGTCCCAAACTTCGTAAGTGTTCTTCAAACATGTAAATTTCTCTACATTCAGAAGCATCCCCAGCTCCAAATCTGTAGATTTTCTTATTAACCTCAACGGTGCTATACCCAGGAACTTTCTTTAGTCccattccttccatctttgTTCTCACCGCTCTGGATTCTTGGAGGTATCCTCCTTCGGCATATATATTAGATAACAACGTATAGTACCCTGTATCATCTGTGCTTATTTCTTGAAGGTCTTTGTTGATTTGTCGAATCAGGTCTTTCCTACCGTGAATTCGGCATCCGTTAAGTAGAGCTCCCCATATGCTAGAATCTATAGGGAAGAGcattgatttaattattttgtgcGCTCCATCAAGATCGCCAGCGCGGCTTAGGAGGTCGACTATAGAGGCAAAATGTTCTATGTTAGGCTCTATGCCATAATCCCTCATCGAGTTGAAATAGAATTTTCCAGCCTCCATTGATCCAGCATGCCTGCATGCAGATAAGATATTCATGAAGGTTACTTCATTTGGTCTGATGCCTGACTCTAACATTTTTGTGAAGAGTGAACCAGCCGCAATCATTTGACCGTGTACACCATAAGCAGCAATCATGGCACTCCATGTCACCACGCTTTTCTCTGGCATGATATCGAAAACTCGTTTGGCTGTTTGAAGGTCTCCAGATTTGGCATACATATCAACCAAGGCTGTATTAATATAAAGGTCACTCTGTACACCAAATACAATGATCTTATGATGAATCCATTTTCCCTCCTCAAGATAGCCCAAATTGGAACAAGCTTGAATTGCACATAACAAGGTTACTTCATCAATTTTCAGACAATTGAAGTACATCTGATCAAATAGTTTGAGTGCTGCTACCGAAAGCCCATTCTGAGAAAGCCCAGAAATCATGCAGTTCCATGTCACAATGCTTTTTTCTGTAATCTTGTCAAAAACCAGGTATGCCAAGTCTGCAAAGCCGCATTTTAAATACATGTCTATCAAGGAGTTCTGAACAAATTCATCTATGAAGCCTCTTTTCATGGCATGGTTGTGTATCTGCTGTCCGAATTCTATCGAACCAATGCCTGCACTTGCTGAAATAGAACTTGCTAGGCTATATGAGTCCGGCATTAACCCCTTACCCAACATATTAGCAAAGAGTACCATTGCATTGTCATGTAAACCCTCCCTAGCATAAAACGATATAAGTATATTCCATGACACAATATTTTCAGTTATATAAAGAAGTTTATGACAACTACTTGGTTCCCAACATGCAGCATAAAACTCCACTAGCGGAGGACCGAGATCAAGATCTCCTAAATCCATTGCTTTTCTTAAAATAAAGCAATGAACTGACTTCCCCTCTTTCAACCGGCCTAATCTAGCACATGAATACAGAGCATTAATCATTGTCACTGCATTTGGTTCCACTTGTGACTCCTGCATCAGGATAAAACTCGCAAGTGCATCTCTAAAGCACTCATTTCGATTATAGGACGAAATCATAGAAGTCCAACAGGCAGTATTTCGATCAGCGAGGAATTCAAAGAGCCCTTCTGCTCTTCGCAAGTGACCGCATTGGCCGTACATAATGATAAGTGCATTACTCAAACTGGCATCACCAGCCATGTCACTTCTGATTGCATACCCGTGGATTGATTTCACCAGCCTCAGGCAACCAACTTTAGCACAACCTTCGGCTACACTAAGCAAAGTGATCTTGTCAGGACTAATTTGCTCGGAAACCATCCGGCGAAACATCTTCAACCCTTCACTGGGCCTTCCATTCTCAACATAACAAGAGATAACAGAACTCCACGAAACCAAGTCCCTATGAGGCATTTCATCGAACACCTTCTGAGCATCACCCAAACAGCACAATTCACCATACATACCCAACAACGAGGTTCCAATTACAGCATCTGCTTCGAGGCCGGACTTAATCACCGTACCATGGACCTTTCTTCCAGTAACCAAGTCCCCAACACCAGAGACAGCCTTCAGAACAGAAGGGTACACAAAAACGAAGCTACCCATGTGAATGTGACTATGGTAGAGTGAAACCACTTGGTGAAAAAGGTGGTTCCAGAGATAACACTTGATGAGGACACCTAGCATGAAGGAATCAGGAGATGGGTGGGTGTCAAAAACAAGCCTTGATGAATGGAGGGAACCCATTTGATAATATGACTCAATGAGCTTTGTGGAGGGAAGTGGGTCGTTGTGGAGTCCAGTTACGATAAGATGGGCATGGAGTTGGGTGAGTGATCTTAAGGTAGAACATGTCCTGAACAATGGCATGTAGAGTGTCATCTTATATTTGTGTTATTTGGTTGCTAACGTTAGAAGGTGAAGATAGAAAGAGAAACGAGAAAAGAAagtgaagaggaagaagagcaTCATAGAAGATGAGGTGAAAGGGGCTACAAGCTAGTGAGGCTAATGTGTTGCGCGAACTAAAAAAAGCCTCCAATGGAGAGTGTGATTCGAAAACCGAAATTGCTTCCATAATATCAATCTATTCGGGAAGTTGCTTAATATCAACCTCAAACAGGGACTGAAcctggaaaaaaaaaaaggatattAATAGCCTCGACTGTGATAATGATGGCGGATCACAGCTCAGGGTAAAAATCCAAACGTCCACTAAAGTTACAATTAACCATTCTAGTTGATAACACTATTATTCAGCAGCTGCAAAATTTTAAACACACATAATGCATTTTGGAATTAACCAACCAAATTAGAACTCAATACTTCcccaaaaatgaaaaagaaaaacttGATCAAGAAGAACATCCACATAGACTAAATAAAGATGACTACTGAATaaagatgaaaaagaaataCTTGATCAAGAAGAAAAATTAGGctaatttttagttaattttagaTTGCTTAGgttaatttttagttagttattaGAACTTAGATTTATTTGTCtgttttagtggatttaggtggTTAAGATAGGATTAGACTAGATTATTAGACTCTGGATCACTGAAAGTGTTTGAAAAATACTTAACTGTTATTGATGGCTGTTGTTGAACTGCTCATTGTTGCTGATAGATTTGACAATGCTTGACTCTGTTGATGATTTCTGTGGATTGCTTGTTTTGCTGAATTGTTTGATGATTTTCCGTTGTTATTGTGTTGATTTAGAAATTGTCGTTAATTGATACTTAGATGTATTTATTTTGAATGTTTGACACTTATGCATGCCAGTAGGGCTGTGCAAAAAACTTTAGATTTTGGATTTTAAACCCAATCCAAACCAGACCATTAAAAAAAACTAGTATTAAATGAAAAAAGTTCAAAGTTCAAACTAAATTCAATGTTCTGAAAATTGGACCAATCATCAAACCGTTTTAGTCATTAATTTACTGATTTATTGGTCCAACTGGTCCAATCATaatttaaccaaaaaattcgttttagaataaaataataaataaattatatgcTGGACAGTGATAGTTCATAGTTAACTGAATATCTTGTGATGCTGCATTATTTTAGAGCCTTTGTTCTAAATTATAGATGCAACTTTTGACAAGATAGTCGTTCTTCAATATATGGATTAGTTTCAATTGCTTCAACATATGGGCTCCTAAGACATGGTTCTCGTTACTTTTAGTGCTTAATTGAGTTTATAAGTGTGCTGCAGTTGCTACTTTACATGTTCCTTTCTCATAATAACAAAAGAATATTAGAATTAAGTGCAAAAAATTGTCAATTTCCAGATTCATAACTTTGCCTACAGAGACATTTCTTTCATTTTCATTACAATAAGTACAACAGAATGAAAAACTGTATCTAATTTATCTATGAAACTACATCAAAATGATATCAGAAGCATTTGTTTACTTCTGGATTCACCAATACTTTCTGCAAGAACATTCACCCTCTTTAAATATGTGAAATCATGCTCTATCACGCACAATGATATCCCTACTATAAATTTTGGATATAATATTTAGCACAGCATGACAATCTACACATATTCTAAGGTTATTTCCAGCATTCAAAGGACAGCAAGAACAGAGTAGTCACAATCTAGGCATAATTAAGTCACAAAACAGAAACACAAAGCAGCACATCACCAGCAGCATATCACTacccaaaaaaatcataaaccacaCAACAACAGCAGAACAGAGCAGTCAGAGCTAATCAATAATCATTAATCAGTTAATCATTcaataaaaacataaaacattCAATGATTTCTGAAAAGAGCATTAAAAAAAGGAACAAGAAGCGACCACTGACTGCGGCGGACGAAGACTCAAATAAATCATCAACAAATAATCAACAAAAACCCTGAATCCCAAGTATGTAGCAGTACCAAACCTCGGCACAAACAACACAGTACAATTTTTTCTACTCATCAAGATTTTCAGAACAATTTTAACAAAACCTCAGTGCATTATAACTAGTTGTAGGAATGTATTTAGCATGAGATAGAGTAATTTCACATTGTATGTGTACAGCAACCAGTGATgaatcccccccccccccccaaaaaaaaacaTTCAGAAACAGAGACGCAAATTTTAACTGTGTAGTCGTCTAAACCATGGGGTGACTAAGTAATTTCTGATCATGGGTTGCCAAGTTTCTAAACTGGCATGCATTTAGAATAATTTCCTTATTTGGTTCCAAATCTAGTACCACAAATCCGCCAAAAACATTTGCATTGAATCAAGATGAGTAAAGTTGTTACCTAAATTCCAAGCTTGAAATTTAATGTTGACGGCGACAGACAACGAGGGACAGCGAGGGACGGCGGGCGAAGCACGAGTGAGCAGGAAGAGGAGTTGGAACACACCGACTCAACGAGCACGACGAAGAAGCTGGAGATTGGCGAATGAGGAGAGAGGCTGGAGCATGAATAACAGACGAAGATCGTGAGCGCGATGGACAGCAGCAGTAAGAAGAACAGCGGCGGCGGTGGAGGAGGCTAGGGTTACTTTTGAGGGAAGAGCTCTGAAGGTTTACTGAAGGTGAAGTGAAATCGTGAGAATGAGGAGAGATGGAGAGGCGGATTCGAAGTTCTCCTTTTTCCTTAAAACTGAAAACGAACGGCGTTTACTAAACCGGCCGGGTTCCGGTTCAACGATTTTTTGGCGGTTTTGGAAAGGTTTTGTTCAGAGGACCAAACCACAACTGACCGGCCGATCTAGTCTGATTTTCAAAACATTTGACTAAATTGTATCCATTTTATAGTTTAGTTTTTTAATCCAAACCATTTAGATTTAGATCTAGATCTTGATCTAAATTcaaatccaaaataaaaaaatcctaatctGAGTCCAGTTCACACTTCACACACAAAGCCTTTTggtcttctcttttttctttctagTTTCTTCTACCGTTGAAACCAGGATTGATACCTTCCGTTAGCGTTTATTGTCTCCGCCGCAGTCGACACTGGCGTAATAGGTTAAGGACTGAGGAGAACCTAACGCGTTCTTGTTCTTAACATACAACACGTAAAATGACGTGCTTCATGAGAACCAGTTGGATTCCGGTTCAATCTAACTAGCTGGTTTTTGGTCGGTTCATCGATTTTAGCCAATTTTAAGGACATCAATTTTTGACGTTGAGCCGAATAACATTGATATCTGGTTTGCGATTAGACCGGTCAGACCAGTCCAATTTTTAGAATTATGGTTTTTCATCATCACTGATTACTTGATTATTAGAAGTTattgttgaaatttttttattctaaatttttattgcTGATGTGATGAATATTATTCCTGATTACACGATTAGAACTTAGAAGTCCATTagagattttttattttgtgaatttttaatgataaaatatgaACAAGTTGTTAAGTGAAATtgtaaaactttaaattttattagtttagaaatcattgaatttgaatatttaaaattatatattaaattttcaataattttattgtCTATTTAATTAAACCAGTTCAACTGGGTTCGACTCTGATTGGACCATTAAACCCAGTTAAACGAACGGTTCGATTTTCATAACCTTGGTTTTCACACAAACCAAGGTCTCGCGTGCACAAAAGGGCCATGCATGCACGATTTTGCTTCTAACTAGTCTCGCGCGCGCATAAAAAGTTGTGCAAGTAGCGATTCGTTACTGaccctttttttttaaacagaaaataagaaacattcTAACATATTCTAACACATGTATATACTCTAAAACAAATTCTAACATCAAAATTAAGCAAATTAAACCTATAACCAagcaaataaaaattaaagtggttcaaaaaataaaaaaatctatgaATATAAATAGATTGAAAGATATTACTATGATGAGATGTCTTTCACctaacatttttatttattgttctTAAATTGGACATCCATAAATTTCAATGCATCTCTTTGAATATATTTTTCAAGAAAAACACCTCAACTTCCTTATTGTGATGTTGCTTGTAGTAGAGTTTCACCGGAAGTCCAATGACTAAGAAAGTTGTTCTGCTTGAAGGTGGTTCAATTCTATTACTCCATAAGGCATGACCTTCTCCACCTTATATGACCCATCCCATATTCCCCCATCTTGATCTCAATTTGTTCGACATCAACCAAAGTCTTAAATTATAGAGCAACACTCCATCACTAACCGAGAAGTTTTTTTTCCTGatattaaaatcataaaatatctTGGCTTTGTCTTTGTAAAGTCTAGCATTTTTATAGGCTTCTAGCCTTAGGCATGCCAATTCCTTCCATAAATAATGACAAGCTTGTACTCTATTTTCAGTGAACAATGACCTTGTACTCTATTTTCAGTGAACAATGACAAGCTTTGCCATATAATCTAGAATAAGCTCATTCTAATTGGTGTCTTGTAAGTATGTCCATAGAGTATCTCCTAACACTTGATTTTTCTATCTACATGGCCATTTGTTTGAGGTGATAGGTGGTTGCAACCTTGTGAACCATTCTATACTTCTTCATTAATATATGTctctatttttctattataaaaatcGATTTCTTAGTCACTCATAATTGCTCGTGGTGACCCAAAACGACAAACAATATTGTTTTTTATAAAAGATACAACGATGTTAGTATCATTGTGAATTGAAATTAGCTCCACCCACTTAAAACATAGTCAACCATTAACAAGATgtaaaaaaattcatttgaacTAGAAAATGGTCCATAAAATCAATattccaaacatcaaaaatttcacaaaccAACATAGGTTGTTGGGACAATTTATCACTTTGGGatgtattttcaaatttttgacaTTGATGCAAGATTAACAAAAATGGTTTGCATCTTTGAATAGTTTGGGCCACCAAAATTTACAATCTAATATCTTCCTAACAATTATTTGAGGTCAAAGTGGCCTCTAATTTCAAATGAGCGGCCAAATTGAAGAATGAATTAGAATTTGGTTTTCGACGCAcacttttaaattatttgatttgttCCACATCTCCACAAGTAAGATCATCctaaatataatatttgaaattactcttcaacttatttttttaatgttttgaaaattttggaggaaagaTATGGATACTAAATAATTTGTACTAGGTGCAAACTATGGAGTATTATGAGATATTGCATGCAGATTATAAAAGAGGGAATGAATCAATTAACACGTTGTCTATAAAATTGATAGTTAAGAATcgttagataataatttagttaaacatatcaaattatttaacggttctcaaataaaaaattatattattattattattagggtaaagtatattttttgtccttaaaatttgttaaaaatctaaaaaatactcctaaaatttattttatttcaattttgttcaaaaaatttTCGATTTACAACAAATATACATCTGGtggctaatttttcaaaaaatttaagttgaATTTAGTAacaatttcacaaaaataaccTTCTATACAAGCAAATGAGACATAGGTATCATACATTATTGCTGAATTGgtcctaaatttttttaaatttttgaaaatttagctaTTAATAACATATTTAATGCAAATAAAAAACTtcaaagacaaaattaaaacaaaataaaaattaaaaatatttttaaaatttttgacaaactttaaaaataaaaaatatactattattattattattattattattattattattattattttggaaGGAATTGCAATATTATTTGCATGTGCAACGGTTGCATTGTATAAGCCCAGCCCATATGAAAAAGTTAGCCTCTACCTTCTATTCCTCCAACGGCTAGTTTATTCCAACCGTTCAGATTTGTTGACCGTTTAAATTCCCAGACTCAAATTTATATCCCAGTCGAGAATTTCTCaaatcctcctcctccttcttcttcgtCACTATCATTCTGTTCCTACGCAATTCGTGGCCATGCCTTCTAACAACAAGTCCTTGCCATCGGTGGCATCAAATTCAAGCCCTAGAAGAAGTTCAGAAATCAGCAACCCTATCAGGAAGAGTTTTACCGGAAACCCATTCTCTAAGCCCTCCCTAGTCGCAAACCCTACTAGTTCTAGATCCGTTTTCCCCAACACTCCCGCCAACAGTCCTTCAGGTTCCTTTCCttttttcctttcctcttttatttttttcccctCCTATTTACTTATTACTGGTTGTTTGAAATGTGCTTAGATTTATGTTCAAAAGATTTTAGCTTTCTCAAAAGTCAAAACAGTTTAGGGTTTCCGATTCACTACTTAATTTCAATTTGTGGTTTTGGACTTTTGGTATCCTGTAGATTTTCAGGTAAGGAACAGTGTTGCGGGCAGAGAAAGTGGGGGGTCTTTGCGGTACGTTGATGACAAAGAAAATGGGAAAGATCAGACATTGAAGCCCGGGAAGGTTCGATCACCAGCTGCTTGCTTGAAGGGCTCAAAGAATTTCATGTCTCCGACCATCTCTGCTTCCTGCAAGATTATTGAATCTCCGAGGAAAAAAGTGCTGATTGAGAGGAATGGGCCAGTTCCAGATTCTGTTCCATCTGCAGAGGCCAAAAACAACGTTCGCAAGGTAACTTTTGCAGAACCCTTGGAATGTGGTGGCTTGCAATCAGACCACCTTGAAAACTTGAATCTATATTTGATGGGGTTTCCAAATTTTGAGGAATCACATAGTAGCCGCTCTAGTTTGACATCTGAGGTTTGAGTGATGAAAGTGAAACTGTCCGTGATATCAGTGTTCCTTTGGTTCCAAATAATGACACTGATGTGTCATTTGAGGCTGAACATGATCTGAATGTTCCTTTGGTTCTAGAGGATGATAACATTGAGACAGAACCTTCATTTGAAACTGTTTCCCTCGATCATGATTGTGTTAACCTTGACCCAACTTTCAAGCTTAGTCCTACCCCACCTCCAGCTTCATCCACAGCTACCATCTTAGCTCCTCTTGATGCCGATCCCTTGATGCCACCTTACGATCCTAAAACAAACTATCTCTCCCCTAGACCGCAGTTTCTTCATTACAAACCTAGACCAAGGACGGAACTTTGCAGTGAGAGTATCATATCTGGTAGCTTCTCTGATACAGAAGTTACAGAGGATTCTCAGTCC
Above is a genomic segment from Arachis stenosperma cultivar V10309 chromosome 1, arast.V10309.gnm1.PFL2, whole genome shotgun sequence containing:
- the LOC130933062 gene encoding putative pentatricopeptide repeat-containing protein At1g69350, mitochondrial → MTLYMPLFRTCSTLRSLTQLHAHLIVTGLHNDPLPSTKLIESYYQMGSLHSSRLVFDTHPSPDSFMLGVLIKCYLWNHLFHQVVSLYHSHIHMGSFVFVYPSVLKAVSGVGDLVTGRKVHGTVIKSGLEADAVIGTSLLGMYGELCCLGDAQKVFDEMPHRDLVSWSSVISCYVENGRPSEGLKMFRRMVSEQISPDKITLLSVAEGCAKVGCLRLVKSIHGYAIRSDMAGDASLSNALIIMYGQCGHLRRAEGLFEFLADRNTACWTSMISSYNRNECFRDALASFILMQESQVEPNAVTMINALYSCARLGRLKEGKSVHCFILRKAMDLGDLDLGPPLVEFYAACWEPSSCHKLLYITENIVSWNILISFYAREGLHDNAMVLFANMLGKGLMPDSYSLASSISASAGIGSIEFGQQIHNHAMKRGFIDEFVQNSLIDMYLKCGFADLAYLVFDKITEKSIVTWNCMISGLSQNGLSVAALKLFDQMYFNCLKIDEVTLLCAIQACSNLGYLEEGKWIHHKIIVFGVQSDLYINTALVDMYAKSGDLQTAKRVFDIMPEKSVVTWSAMIAAYGVHGQMIAAGSLFTKMLESGIRPNEVTFMNILSACRHAGSMEAGKFYFNSMRDYGIEPNIEHFASIVDLLSRAGDLDGAHKIIKSMLFPIDSSIWGALLNGCRIHGRKDLIRQINKDLQEISTDDTGYYTLLSNIYAEGGYLQESRAVRTKMEGMGLKKVPGYSTVEVNKKIYRFGAGDASECREIYMFEEHLRSLGQLCDIEGYNSIFSEDYNVKSLQRKASSYICNKLVTL